A window of Dorea formicigenerans contains these coding sequences:
- the ruvX gene encoding Holliday junction resolvase RuvX, translating into MRIMGLDYGSRTVGVAVSDPLGITAQAVETICRKDENKLRKTCARIEELVAEYEVEKIVLGLPKHMNNDIGDRAEKSMQFGEMIGRRTGLEVVMWDERLTTVSAERTLIENKVRREDRKKYIDQIAAVFILQGYLDSAHLNKEG; encoded by the coding sequence ATGAGGATTATGGGACTGGACTACGGCTCGCGTACAGTCGGGGTGGCTGTCAGTGATCCTTTGGGGATAACTGCGCAGGCTGTAGAGACTATATGCCGTAAGGACGAGAACAAGCTTCGGAAGACATGTGCCCGCATCGAGGAATTGGTGGCAGAGTATGAAGTTGAGAAGATTGTGCTCGGACTTCCGAAGCATATGAACAATGATATTGGAGATCGGGCGGAAAAATCTATGCAATTTGGTGAGATGATCGGACGACGGACCGGCCTTGAGGTCGTGATGTGGGATGAGCGTCTGACTACTGTTTCGGCAGAGCGGACTTTAATCGAGAATAAGGTAAGAAGAGAAGACCGCAAGAAGTATATTGACCAGATTGCGGCTGTTTTTATATTGCAGGGATACCTGGACTCCGCACACCTGAATAAAGAAGGGTAG
- a CDS encoding IreB family regulatory phosphoprotein, whose protein sequence is MKELSNTQFFQVESAPQIQAKDILEIVYKALVEKGYNPVNQIVGYIMSGDPTYITSYNGARSLIMKMERDELVEEMFKTYIEHNKWG, encoded by the coding sequence ATGAAAGAATTAAGCAATACGCAATTTTTTCAGGTAGAGAGTGCACCACAGATTCAGGCAAAAGATATTCTTGAAATTGTGTACAAGGCTCTTGTGGAAAAAGGGTATAATCCGGTGAACCAGATCGTAGGTTATATCATGTCAGGTGATCCGACTTATATTACCAGTTACAATGGTGCCCGCAGTCTGATTATGAAGATGGAACGGGATGAGCTGGTTGAAGAGATGTTCAAGACGTATATTGAGCATAATAAGTGGGGATAA
- a CDS encoding DUF1292 domain-containing protein, whose amino-acid sequence MEKITFASADSQENEEFFVLEQTKLNGVSYILVTDSEEDDAECWILKDTSPEESSEAIYEFVEDEKELNGIMGVFEELLEDVEIER is encoded by the coding sequence ATGGAAAAGATTACATTTGCGTCTGCAGATTCACAGGAAAATGAAGAGTTTTTTGTGTTGGAGCAGACAAAGTTAAATGGAGTATCTTATATTCTTGTCACGGATTCGGAAGAAGACGATGCAGAATGTTGGATTTTAAAAGACACGTCACCGGAGGAATCATCCGAGGCAATCTATGAGTTTGTGGAAGATGAAAAAGAACTGAATGGGATAATGGGAGTTTTTGAAGAACTTCTGGAAGATGTGGAAATTGAAAGGTAA
- the gmtZ gene encoding gamma-mobile-trio integrase GmtZ produces the protein MAYDNKTKYNVIKEICNGKSSMDIEREYNIRPTTAINWLRSFVENGPFDDKELTPKETAKFEKLREVARKRELEMRLHGTTTSESYEWLLAYDPNLVEWKEYAEEWIKTVVRGKDAALKSLSIFFKKYIIGQDLTRTVQEFVSVTYETPDFYEIIYSERTSEKHALEEAKKLVAFIDWILEEKFSVEDDYGRKLIPAEFHNPLTQYLPDHVDTYNKSESDKNVLPYRYIKELRNMLVPSDATCFRDLTLAQELTDSSKRGGDWYIVDKSIIDENDPDCVYRKRKASQYKIKNKGYSEYVYEMWCPARTICLLTKLMLPIRTYQARMLDGGEMDTYKYIQTDKHNYGEWIKNDSPLSQGTDRKPCEKGVLRKFIDPTTNLEMTGFFINTNKTADINKNEADKGYNMPWQYEEMQYWLAKLRDWQQKYNPISQPTKWTELTATQLGSAKDIKILKAMGNATFLFRNATEIDNRLPLGKNSIEPLWYKLLHCLEQKVNHTATNDAEKNLKFVHEHSDKATYYPLHSLRVSIITAFALEGGVPMPVLSKCIAGHARLVMTLYYTKMGISYVTDTMKKADTEILKQEQKSFERFIKDAKYKQLESGTAVNDMAAYDAVLNAQKSKASIVMSDKGICPKGCFGCDTGGTYINDDTDKVTHGVVQGYPAHNCVRCRWFITGPAFLPGLVNHFNVLSYDMAETAKRITKFQSETELLENRKYDAEQCGGIFEQYEELLKYEQLLQAELQKGDDIANNMNATLRLIDKSQKISKNVDNDTSNKAQLVPVGTVQDVGFLLESEADEMYQLQSICNGAELFPETDASKALLKRSQIIDLALMFNQKQPVMFSLSEDEQLLAGNQFMRLLIQRAGSLKKAIPYAIGRKKLEEIGIYNEFTEELKGIECASHNALLTDNSVS, from the coding sequence ATGGCATACGATAATAAAACAAAATATAACGTTATTAAAGAAATCTGTAATGGGAAATCTTCTATGGATATCGAACGAGAATATAATATTCGTCCAACTACAGCAATAAATTGGCTCCGTTCCTTTGTTGAAAATGGTCCATTTGATGATAAAGAACTTACACCAAAGGAAACAGCTAAATTTGAAAAACTACGGGAAGTAGCACGAAAACGAGAACTTGAAATGCGCTTGCATGGAACTACTACTAGTGAAAGTTATGAATGGCTTTTAGCATATGATCCAAACCTCGTAGAATGGAAAGAATATGCAGAGGAATGGATAAAGACTGTTGTGCGAGGAAAAGATGCTGCGTTAAAATCATTATCAATCTTCTTCAAGAAATACATCATCGGGCAAGATTTAACACGCACTGTTCAAGAATTTGTTTCCGTTACTTATGAAACACCAGACTTTTATGAAATTATCTATTCTGAAAGAACCTCAGAAAAACATGCATTAGAAGAAGCAAAAAAACTCGTAGCTTTTATTGATTGGATTCTTGAAGAAAAGTTTTCAGTCGAAGATGATTATGGTAGGAAACTTATTCCTGCTGAATTCCACAACCCATTAACTCAATATCTACCAGACCATGTAGATACGTATAATAAAAGCGAATCAGATAAAAATGTACTTCCATACCGTTACATTAAAGAACTCCGTAATATGCTTGTTCCGTCTGATGCTACTTGTTTTAGAGATTTAACACTCGCACAGGAATTAACAGATTCATCAAAACGTGGTGGTGACTGGTATATCGTTGATAAAAGTATTATAGATGAAAATGATCCAGACTGTGTTTATAGGAAAAGAAAAGCATCACAATACAAAATCAAAAATAAAGGCTATAGCGAATATGTATATGAAATGTGGTGCCCTGCAAGAACAATCTGCCTTTTGACAAAGTTAATGCTGCCTATCCGAACATATCAGGCAAGAATGCTCGATGGTGGCGAAATGGATACTTATAAATACATTCAGACTGATAAGCATAATTATGGCGAGTGGATTAAAAATGACTCTCCTTTGTCGCAAGGAACAGATAGAAAGCCTTGTGAAAAAGGTGTTTTAAGAAAGTTTATTGATCCGACTACAAACCTTGAAATGACGGGCTTTTTTATTAACACCAATAAGACCGCAGATATCAATAAGAATGAAGCTGATAAGGGTTACAATATGCCTTGGCAGTATGAAGAAATGCAGTATTGGCTTGCAAAACTTAGAGACTGGCAGCAAAAATACAATCCTATCTCACAACCTACCAAATGGACTGAATTAACAGCTACACAGCTTGGTTCTGCAAAAGATATAAAGATCCTAAAGGCTATGGGAAATGCAACATTTCTTTTTAGAAACGCAACCGAAATAGACAATCGTCTTCCATTAGGTAAAAATTCAATAGAACCATTATGGTACAAACTCCTTCACTGTCTGGAACAAAAAGTAAATCATACAGCCACTAATGATGCTGAAAAGAATCTAAAATTTGTTCATGAACATTCAGATAAAGCTACATACTATCCTTTGCACTCTCTTAGAGTATCGATCATCACAGCATTCGCCCTCGAAGGTGGTGTGCCTATGCCTGTACTTTCAAAGTGTATTGCAGGTCATGCTAGACTTGTTATGACACTTTACTACACAAAAATGGGAATATCATATGTAACTGATACCATGAAAAAAGCAGATACCGAGATTTTGAAACAAGAACAGAAATCATTTGAACGGTTTATTAAAGATGCAAAGTATAAACAGTTAGAAAGTGGTACTGCTGTTAATGATATGGCGGCTTATGATGCCGTATTAAATGCTCAGAAGTCAAAAGCTAGCATTGTCATGTCTGATAAGGGAATCTGTCCTAAAGGTTGTTTTGGATGTGATACAGGCGGTACATACATTAATGATGATACTGATAAAGTAACTCATGGTGTTGTTCAGGGCTATCCTGCTCATAACTGCGTTCGTTGCAGGTGGTTTATTACTGGACCTGCTTTCTTACCAGGATTAGTCAATCACTTTAATGTATTAAGCTATGATATGGCTGAAACGGCTAAAAGAATAACTAAATTTCAATCAGAGACAGAATTACTTGAAAACAGAAAATATGATGCTGAACAATGTGGTGGAATATTTGAACAGTATGAAGAATTGTTAAAGTATGAACAGCTTTTGCAGGCAGAACTTCAAAAGGGTGATGATATAGCCAACAATATGAATGCTACCTTAAGACTTATTGATAAAAGTCAAAAGATTTCAAAGAACGTTGATAATGATACTTCTAACAAAGCACAGCTTGTACCTGTTGGAACCGTTCAAGACGTAGGATTTTTACTTGAATCCGAAGCAGATGAAATGTATCAGCTTCAATCAATATGTAACGGAGCTGAATTGTTCCCTGAAACAGATGCAAGCAAGGCATTGCTTAAAAGATCACAGATAATCGACCTCGCCCTAATGTTCAATCAAAAACAACCTGTAATGTTTTCGTTATCTGAGGACGAACAGCTACTTGCAGGAAATCAGTTTATGAGACTACTTATTCAAAGAGCCGGAAGTCTTAAGAAGGCTATTCCTTATGCAATCGGCAGAAAGAAACTTGAAGAAATAGGAATCTACAATGAATTTACAGAAGAATTAAAAGGAATAGAATGTGCTTCTCACAACGCACTCCTTACCGATAATTCTGTAAGTTAA
- a CDS encoding ribonuclease J, with protein sequence MKKENIGSMRIIPLGGLEKIGMNITAFEYEDSIIVVDCGLAFPEDGMLGIDLVIPDVTYLKNNIEKVKGFVITHGHEDHIGALSYILREINIPIYATKLTMGIIEKKLTEHNLLRSTRRKVVKHGQSINLGQFRIEFIKTNHSIQDAAALAIYSPAGIVVHTGDFKVDYTPVFGDAIDLQRFAEIGKKGVLALLSDSTNAERKGFTQSERTVGITFDHIFAEHQNTRIIIATFASNVDRVQQIINSACKYDRKVVVEGRSMVNIIQVAQELGYLNVPENTMIEIDQLKNYPPEKTVLITTGSQGESMAALSRMAADIHKKVTIMPGDTVILSSNPIPGNEKSVSRVINELSEKGANVIFQDAHVSGHACQEELKLIYSLVKPKYAVPVHGEYRHRKANANLAKSLGIPKENVFMLHSGDVLEVSEQEAKVVDKVHTGEILVDGLGVGDVGNIVLRDRQHLAEDGIMIVVLTLERGSNQLLAGPDIVSRGFVYVRESEDLMEEARQVVTDAVEDCLNHQRNADWSKIKLVIRDTMNEFIWKKTKRRPMILPIIMDV encoded by the coding sequence TTGAAAAAAGAGAATATTGGAAGTATGCGTATCATTCCACTCGGGGGACTCGAGAAAATCGGAATGAACATTACTGCCTTCGAGTACGAAGACAGTATTATTGTTGTGGATTGTGGATTGGCATTCCCAGAGGACGGTATGCTTGGAATTGACCTTGTTATTCCAGATGTGACATACCTGAAAAACAATATTGAGAAAGTAAAAGGATTTGTTATCACACATGGTCATGAGGACCATATTGGAGCATTAAGCTACATTTTACGGGAGATCAATATCCCAATCTATGCAACAAAGCTTACGATGGGTATTATAGAGAAGAAGCTGACAGAGCACAATCTGCTTCGCTCAACGAGAAGAAAAGTAGTAAAACATGGACAGTCTATCAACCTTGGACAGTTCAGGATAGAATTTATTAAGACGAACCACAGTATCCAGGATGCAGCAGCACTTGCAATCTATTCCCCGGCAGGAATTGTTGTGCATACAGGAGACTTTAAGGTAGATTATACACCAGTCTTTGGAGATGCTATCGATCTTCAGAGATTTGCAGAGATTGGAAAAAAAGGAGTACTGGCACTTTTGTCAGACAGTACCAATGCAGAACGAAAAGGCTTTACACAGTCTGAACGTACGGTAGGTATTACCTTTGATCATATATTTGCAGAACATCAGAATACAAGAATCATCATTGCGACATTTGCGTCTAATGTAGATCGTGTACAGCAGATCATCAACTCAGCGTGCAAGTATGACCGTAAGGTTGTGGTAGAAGGACGCAGTATGGTGAATATCATTCAGGTAGCACAGGAACTTGGATACTTGAATGTTCCGGAGAACACGATGATCGAGATTGACCAGCTTAAGAATTATCCGCCGGAGAAGACGGTTCTGATTACGACCGGAAGCCAGGGTGAGTCTATGGCGGCTCTTTCCAGAATGGCGGCAGACATTCACAAGAAGGTAACGATCATGCCAGGCGATACAGTTATTTTAAGCTCTAACCCGATCCCTGGAAATGAGAAATCCGTATCCAGAGTTATCAATGAGCTGTCTGAGAAAGGTGCAAATGTTATCTTTCAGGATGCTCATGTATCCGGACATGCGTGTCAGGAAGAATTAAAGCTGATTTATTCACTGGTCAAACCAAAGTATGCAGTACCGGTACATGGTGAGTACCGTCACAGAAAGGCAAATGCGAACCTGGCAAAATCTCTTGGAATTCCAAAAGAGAATGTCTTCATGCTTCATTCCGGAGATGTACTGGAAGTCAGTGAACAAGAGGCAAAAGTCGTAGATAAAGTCCATACGGGAGAGATTCTTGTAGACGGACTTGGTGTCGGTGATGTGGGAAATATCGTACTTCGAGACAGACAGCATCTGGCAGAGGACGGAATTATGATCGTAGTCCTGACGTTAGAGCGCGGAAGCAACCAGCTCCTGGCAGGACCGGATATTGTGTCCCGTGGATTTGTCTATGTTCGTGAGTCAGAAGATCTTATGGAAGAGGCAAGACAAGTCGTAACTGACGCAGTAGAAGATTGCCTGAATCATCAGAGAAATGCTGACTGGAGCAAGATAAAATTAGTGATCCGCGATACAATGAACGAATTTATCTGGAAAAAAACAAAACGTCGTCCGATGATTTTGCCGATTATTATGGATGTATAA
- a CDS encoding peptidase U32 family protein, with the protein MSQKRPELLIPASSLEVLKTAVMFGADAVYIGGEAFGLRAKAKNFSMEDMKKGVEFAHAHGVKVHVTVNILAHNDDLPGVEEYLKELKEVGPDALIIADPGVFELAKEICPEIQRHVSTQANNTNYATYQFWWKQGASRVVSARELSLREIKEIRERIPAEMEIESFIHGAMCISYSGRCLLSNFFTGRDANQGACTHPCRWKYSIVEETRPGEYMPVYENERGTYIFNSKDLCMIEHIPEMIDAGIDSFKIEGRMKTALYVATVARTYRKAIDDYLEDPQKYRDNMPWYLDQISNCTYRQFTTGFYFGKPTEESQIYDSNTYVKEYTYLGIVGEICDGRCKIEQRNKFSVGETIEIMKPDGENVEVTVKRIINEEGEDQESAPHSKQVLYIELEGGQASPYDILRRQEPEVQ; encoded by the coding sequence ATGAGTCAGAAACGTCCGGAATTATTAATCCCGGCCAGCAGTCTGGAAGTATTGAAGACTGCGGTTATGTTTGGTGCAGATGCAGTATATATTGGTGGCGAAGCATTTGGGCTTCGTGCGAAAGCAAAGAATTTTTCCATGGAAGATATGAAGAAGGGTGTGGAATTTGCGCATGCACATGGTGTAAAAGTACATGTGACGGTCAATATTCTTGCGCATAATGATGATCTTCCGGGAGTAGAAGAGTATCTGAAAGAATTAAAAGAAGTTGGACCGGATGCGCTTATTATCGCAGATCCCGGTGTGTTTGAGCTGGCAAAGGAGATCTGCCCAGAGATTCAGCGCCACGTCAGCACGCAGGCGAATAACACGAACTATGCGACCTATCAGTTCTGGTGGAAGCAGGGAGCTTCCCGCGTAGTGTCTGCCCGAGAATTATCCTTGAGAGAAATCAAAGAAATCCGTGAGAGGATCCCGGCTGAGATGGAGATTGAAAGCTTTATTCACGGAGCAATGTGTATATCATATTCCGGAAGATGTCTGCTTAGTAATTTCTTTACCGGTCGTGACGCAAATCAGGGAGCATGCACGCATCCGTGCCGCTGGAAATATTCCATCGTGGAAGAGACGAGACCGGGAGAGTATATGCCTGTCTATGAAAATGAGCGTGGAACATACATTTTCAACTCAAAAGACTTATGCATGATCGAGCATATTCCGGAAATGATCGATGCCGGAATCGACAGCTTTAAAATTGAAGGGCGTATGAAAACGGCTCTTTATGTTGCAACAGTTGCAAGAACTTATCGCAAAGCGATAGATGACTATCTGGAAGATCCACAGAAATACAGAGATAACATGCCTTGGTATCTGGATCAGATATCTAACTGCACATATCGTCAGTTCACTACAGGATTCTACTTTGGAAAACCAACCGAAGAGAGCCAGATCTATGACAGCAATACTTATGTAAAAGAATATACTTATCTTGGAATTGTAGGAGAAATCTGTGACGGGCGCTGCAAGATTGAGCAACGTAACAAATTCTCAGTCGGTGAGACAATTGAGATTATGAAACCGGATGGAGAAAATGTAGAAGTCACAGTCAAACGGATTATCAACGAAGAAGGTGAAGACCAGGAGAGTGCACCACATTCTAAACAAGTGCTCTATATTGAGTTAGAAGGCGGTCAGGCAAGCCCATATGATATTTTGCGCAGGCAGGAGCCAGAAGTTCAGTAA
- the gmtY gene encoding gamma-mobile-trio recombinase GmtY has translation MNYVKIYTKTYRDNSARYIELPSLLIEQDGETKVFEQLLKYQIKYSHKSKTWHNKLIQSVSLLFDYMNANPNNYVSAKDFFELFAEAIYSGTIDEEGNDPSGLYWLPKKAQTANTLLSSLSDFSDWLYINYKTEQLNPWREATRYEERLKYMALINRSERSFLGHLDDIHDISETAKTVRNVVTHKNPYAVRNGTKAFPEDKIEKLLREGFKKTRKGYELDLIDGYNWRDIAITILMHYGGLRHSEPFHLWVQDVIPDPEDPDMAIVRIYHPSEGKAPHDFKNPSTGKYVTDRASYLKLKYGLIPRNQYASSNKRFAGWKNPRLDDEDNMYMNVYWFPREAGYVFMYVWKKYLQQRIRYGIKDTHPFAFVSFDPRYLGEMMPPRTQTEAHNKACESIGLEISKFNGTTNHGHRHAYGQRMKNAGIDKKVRQVAMHHKSEESQNVYTEPTVTEVTNALSLATYSLNKGIALPMKSEISSWYEEEKKLAKKYMMRKK, from the coding sequence ATGAACTATGTAAAAATATATACAAAGACATACAGAGATAACTCAGCTAGATACATAGAGTTACCTTCTTTATTGATAGAACAAGATGGTGAAACAAAAGTATTTGAGCAATTACTTAAATATCAAATCAAATATAGCCACAAGAGTAAAACTTGGCATAATAAGCTAATTCAATCTGTCAGCTTGTTATTTGATTACATGAATGCCAATCCCAACAACTATGTATCTGCTAAAGACTTCTTTGAACTGTTTGCAGAAGCGATATATTCAGGCACTATCGATGAAGAAGGGAATGATCCTTCGGGTTTATACTGGCTTCCCAAAAAAGCGCAGACAGCTAATACCCTACTATCATCATTAAGTGACTTTTCGGACTGGCTGTATATCAACTACAAGACGGAGCAGCTTAATCCTTGGAGAGAAGCCACAAGGTATGAGGAACGTCTTAAATATATGGCTCTGATCAACAGAAGTGAGCGCTCATTCTTGGGACACCTTGATGATATCCATGACATTTCTGAAACGGCTAAAACAGTAAGAAATGTTGTTACCCACAAAAACCCTTATGCGGTGAGAAATGGCACAAAGGCTTTTCCAGAGGACAAGATAGAAAAGCTGCTCAGAGAAGGCTTCAAGAAAACACGCAAGGGCTATGAATTAGATCTGATAGATGGTTATAACTGGAGAGATATAGCAATCACTATACTCATGCATTACGGAGGGCTGCGTCATAGTGAGCCTTTTCATTTGTGGGTGCAGGATGTCATCCCTGATCCAGAAGATCCGGACATGGCAATAGTAAGGATTTATCATCCATCAGAGGGGAAAGCTCCTCATGATTTCAAAAATCCAAGCACCGGTAAATATGTAACAGACAGAGCATCATACCTGAAATTGAAATATGGTCTTATACCACGCAATCAGTACGCTTCTTCCAACAAGAGGTTTGCAGGATGGAAGAATCCAAGACTTGATGATGAAGACAATATGTATATGAACGTATATTGGTTTCCAAGAGAAGCAGGCTATGTATTTATGTATGTATGGAAAAAATATTTACAGCAACGAATCAGATATGGCATTAAAGACACTCATCCATTTGCTTTTGTGTCATTTGATCCAAGATATCTGGGGGAAATGATGCCTCCACGAACGCAGACAGAGGCTCACAACAAGGCTTGTGAAAGCATAGGCCTTGAAATATCAAAGTTTAACGGCACTACTAATCATGGTCACAGACATGCTTATGGACAAAGAATGAAGAATGCAGGCATTGATAAGAAAGTCAGGCAAGTAGCTATGCACCATAAATCAGAAGAGTCACAAAATGTATATACAGAACCAACTGTCACAGAGGTTACAAATGCATTAAGTTTGGCAACATACTCATTAAATAAAGGAATTGCATTACCTATGAAATCAGAAATAAGTTCATGGTATGAAGAAGAAAAGAAACTCGCAAAGAAATATATGATGAGGAAGAAGTAA
- a CDS encoding Fur family transcriptional regulator, producing the protein MSVSQESFKKKLKEKGLKVTNQRLLVLQVLAENKDRHLTAEDIYELVKEDYPEIGLATIYRTVQLLLEMQLVDRINLDDGCVRYEIGETLDGTGKHHHHHLICKTCGKVLPFKDDLLDELERHIEEETGFHVLDHELKFYGQCSECRKKQK; encoded by the coding sequence ATGTCAGTCAGTCAGGAGAGTTTTAAGAAAAAGTTAAAAGAAAAAGGGCTTAAAGTGACGAATCAGAGACTGCTTGTGCTGCAGGTTCTTGCAGAGAATAAGGACAGACATCTGACTGCTGAAGATATCTATGAGCTCGTAAAAGAAGATTACCCGGAGATCGGGCTGGCAACCATTTACCGAACAGTGCAGTTGTTACTGGAAATGCAATTGGTGGATCGTATTAATCTGGATGATGGATGTGTTCGTTATGAGATCGGGGAGACGCTGGATGGCACAGGAAAGCACCATCATCACCATCTGATATGTAAAACATGTGGAAAAGTACTGCCTTTTAAAGACGACCTGTTGGATGAACTGGAGCGGCATATAGAGGAAGAGACAGGATTTCATGTGTTAGACCACGAATTAAAGTTCTACGGACAGTGCAGTGAATGTAGAAAGAAACAGAAATAG
- the gmtX gene encoding gamma-mobile-trio protein GmtX, which translates to MSNIQPDDLYNQLCENASTRKKKTLALVHEVCKKQSEAEVKDFSLGTIAALMSDKGGLSEQALRNKNAEPYRLLINNWAEYSNTTTKKPKKQTTTTINDEILSQISEPTVKALVGMIMAENRKLKNENNLLKNQTCITVDMRNQKSNSLANNDVVVVSAIDDLTETEIEALKDAVSDKFFKERGWTTDEQGRVKEKGYPVYKAGYVTAIKKILDEI; encoded by the coding sequence ATGAGTAATATTCAACCAGACGATTTATATAATCAGTTATGCGAAAATGCTTCAACTAGGAAGAAGAAAACACTTGCGCTTGTTCATGAAGTATGCAAAAAGCAATCGGAGGCAGAAGTGAAAGACTTTTCATTAGGCACTATTGCTGCTCTTATGTCTGATAAAGGTGGATTAAGCGAACAGGCTTTACGAAACAAGAATGCAGAGCCGTACAGACTCCTTATCAACAATTGGGCTGAGTATTCCAATACAACGACAAAAAAGCCTAAAAAACAAACTACAACCACCATAAACGACGAAATACTTTCACAGATTTCCGAGCCAACCGTAAAAGCTTTGGTTGGTATGATTATGGCAGAAAATAGAAAGCTTAAAAACGAGAATAATCTACTTAAAAATCAAACTTGTATTACCGTAGATATGCGAAATCAGAAGAGCAATTCGTTAGCTAATAATGATGTAGTTGTTGTTTCGGCTATAGATGACTTGACAGAAACGGAAATTGAGGCATTAAAGGATGCTGTTTCAGACAAGTTTTTCAAAGAACGAGGTTGGACTACTGATGAGCAAGGCAGAGTTAAAGAAAAAGGATATCCAGTATATAAAGCTGGGTATGTCACTGCAATAAAAAAGATACTTGATGAGATATAA
- a CDS encoding O-methyltransferase, with product MIVDERMVTYIRSLEVPESAVIEAIEQEALRDRVPIIRKEMQSFLKVLLMIKRPMRILEVGAAVGFSSILMSEYMPEGGHITTIENYDKRIPIARANFKRAGKEAQIDLIEGDALEVMHGLEGPYDLIFVDAAKGQYIHYLPEVMRLLGTDGVLVSDNVLQEGDIIESRFAVERRNRTIHSRMREYLYELKHHDQLQTSIIPLGDGVALSVKRSDI from the coding sequence ATGATCGTAGATGAGCGGATGGTGACTTATATCCGGTCGCTGGAGGTGCCGGAAAGCGCGGTAATTGAAGCGATTGAGCAGGAAGCTTTAAGAGACCGTGTGCCGATTATCCGGAAGGAAATGCAGAGTTTTCTGAAGGTTTTGCTGATGATCAAAAGACCGATGCGGATTTTGGAAGTAGGAGCTGCGGTTGGTTTTTCGTCAATTCTTATGAGTGAATATATGCCGGAAGGCGGGCATATTACAACAATAGAAAATTATGATAAACGAATTCCGATAGCCCGGGCGAATTTTAAACGGGCAGGGAAGGAAGCGCAGATTGATTTGATTGAGGGAGATGCCCTGGAAGTGATGCATGGCCTGGAAGGGCCGTATGACCTGATATTTGTGGATGCGGCAAAAGGGCAGTACATTCATTACCTTCCGGAAGTTATGCGGCTTCTTGGGACAGATGGAGTGCTTGTGTCAGATAATGTGCTGCAGGAAGGTGATATTATTGAGTCCAGATTTGCGGTGGAGCGCAGGAACCGGACTATTCACAGCCGTATGCGGGAGTATCTCTATGAGTTAAAGCATCATGATCAGTTACAGACATCGATTATTCCACTGGGAGACGGCGTGGCATTGAGTGTAAAGCGCAGTGATATTTAA